Below is a window of Candidatus Trichorickettsia mobilis DNA.
TTTTAATGATGTGTTCAAATGCTATAATAATCAAACATATTATTATTTTCCCTACAAGCTTATCCAAGATAGTGTGATGTAAATTACTACGCAATTGTAAAATTATCTGCTGTGACACGAGATCCAAACACTCATTACTTAGCGTTTGAATCTCATTAATACTGATATTTTCTAAAGAATCTATATTACCATAGGCATATCGATAAAATTTTAGGCGACTAACTAATTTTCTAGCATTTATCGATAAAAGCTGCAAAGCAGAATCTTTAATATTAACATCTGCACTACTTAATAATTCCGCACAACTATCAACAGCTCCTACAATCCCGGCAAAATCATGACACAATTTTGATGCCAACAACTCGGAAAATAACAACTGATTTTTCATAGATGGGAACCACTTAATATGTAATAGTTAATGTTGTTTTAGGATCTTTTTTATAATTAATATTGGTAGTATTCAACAAACTAACTGTGTAATGGCGAATCTTACTTTAATTGGCATAGTTCATTGAACACTCTCTAGAATGAGAATTCCATAATTAGTGGAGATATATCAGCTTGCAATGAGTAGCGGCTCACTTCTTTTATACATATTAAACACTTCATAAATCAGGATGGCATGAGCTAATTCAACAACTTTGAGCAATATTAGTCAAATGGTTGCCTCAAAGCAATTGCTAAAGATAACGTACCTTCATCCAAATAATCCAATTCTCCACCTATAGGAATACCATTTGCAAGTCGAGAAATTTTAAGGTTATAATTTCTGAAATACTCAGTAATAAAATATGCAGTGGTTTGTCCTTCTAGAGTTGCATTGGTAGCAATAATCAGTTCAGTGACTCCATGATTCATACACCTCTCTAATAATTGTGGTAACCTTAGAGAATCCGGGCTTTTTTTCATGCTAGCAGATAATGCTCCGCCTAATACATGGTATTTTCCATTAAAATTTCCACTTCGCTCAATAGCCCATAATTCAGCTACAGTTTCTACTATAGCAATAATACTTTTATTCCTATCTGAAGTGGTGCAAATATGACAAATATTATGAGAATCAATATTTCGACATATTTCACATATTTGAATTTTACTGGCTGCAAGAGCCAGACCATCCATTAAATTTTTTAATCTTACTTCTTTTTCCTGCAATAAATGTAATACTATCCGCCTACTTGAACGTTGTCCAAGTCCTGGCAATTTTGAAAAAAGGTATATTAATTGTTCTACCTCATTTGTTTTACGCATATATTTTTTAAATCAACTATAATTAGAAAGGCATCT
It encodes the following:
- a CDS encoding histidine phosphotransferase family protein; this encodes MKNQLLFSELLASKLCHDFAGIVGAVDSCAELLSSADVNIKDSALQLLSINARKLVSRLKFYRYAYGNIDSLENISINEIQTLSNECLDLVSQQIILQLRSNLHHTILDKLVGKIIICLIIIAFEHIIKNGRINCQLSIINDKLSIIAQAIGGYQKIDQQKANILLGNENWNNLNIHNCHEYYTYYLHQQTQCELSITQSTKMIQYSVQTTLERK
- the recR gene encoding recombination mediator RecR, giving the protein MRKTNEVEQLIYLFSKLPGLGQRSSRRIVLHLLQEKEVRLKNLMDGLALAASKIQICEICRNIDSHNICHICTTSDRNKSIIAIVETVAELWAIERSGNFNGKYHVLGGALSASMKKSPDSLRLPQLLERCMNHGVTELIIATNATLEGQTTAYFITEYFRNYNLKISRLANGIPIGGELDYLDEGTLSLAIALRQPFD